AACTACTAGATGCAAACATTTCAAATTACCCCCCAATTGTAGGATACTAAACCTATGATTGGGGGTATTATTATGTCTAAAAAAATCTCCGAGGAGTTCCCTCAGAGATTCAAATTTACTTTTCTGATATATTTAAACATTCTTACTATATATATTATTCGAAGCTGTTGCAGCGATCCAAGAGATGATTTAACTAAGCGTTTTAAATGAATATCCCTTAGATTTTAAATAATCAATAACTTTTGGTAGTGCTTGGACAGTTGTTGCCTTTGTTGAAAGATCATGCATTAAAATAACCACATGTCCCTTTCCCTCAGTGTTCTTTTTAAGATTAGCTAATAACTTATCCACTGGTATATTTTGACCCTCTGCATCCCCCGTTAAGTCGTTCCAATCGATATAATGGTATCCATCACTTTTAAGTGCCACTCTAAAAGGTTCCAATTTCTTACCAAATGAACCCCCTGGAAATCTTACTAGTTTACTATTGAAATCACTACCCAGTATTGATTTTAATGTAGTCTCACATTTATTAACATCACTTAAAAATGTGTTAGTACTAGAATAAATATAATTATAATTATGCGAATACGTATGGTTTCCAATAGCTTGACCATCCATTGCTTCTTTTTTTACTAAATCAGGATACTTTATTGCATAACTGCCGACTATAAAAAAAGTTGCCTTTATATTATAACTATCTAAAATTTTTAAAATTCCTGGAGTAGTCTTATCACAAGGTCCATCATCAAAAGTTAGATAAGCTACTTTATGTCCATCTGAATTATAAACATTTGTACTTGAAGAATCCGAATTTAATTCTTTATTAATAGATTTACCTTCCCTTGCATTCATATTTACATCAGAATGGGGGGGTGTAACCTTTGTTGTGTTAACATTATTAACTACCTGTTTCTTAGCACTTACTTTACTACCAATATAAAATATTAAACACAAAAGTATAATAAATACTGATATTACTAAAATAAATCTTTTCTTTTTAATAATTACTACTTTTTTCTTACCTCTAAGTTTCATCATAATTCATCACACCATTCATAATTTCATTTAAATTTTAAATAACTCTCCTTTCAAATTATTTGATACGTTAAATACTTAGATCTTTATTATTATCTTGTTTTAGAATATGTTTTAGGTTTGGTTTTTAAAAATCAATTTTACCGTTACTTAATAATAATACCTAACTACTAATATTGTCAAGATTTTTACATATAATATAAATTAATCAAAAAATTCTTATATTTAAACAAATTACAAACTTTTATACAATGTTATATCATTATTTTAAGAACGTAAAAATAACTACTTTTCAATAATTTAATATAAAAAAGTAGTTATCTAATGGAGAATATTTTAATACCTTTTGAATGTTTAAATTTTTTATTGTAATATAAAATCTTTATCTTCTAGATCGCTATAATAAGAACTTGTTATTGAATAATCTGTAATTGGATTAGTTCCTAGATATAATGAATTCAATTTAGTAAACCCCTTTAAAGCATTTATATTGTTGATTTTATTATTAGATAAATCCAATACAGTCAAATTAGTAAGTCTCTTTAAGGCATCAATATCGCTGATTTTATTACCCCATAAATCTAATACAGTCAAATTAGTAAGCCCATTTAAACTATCTATATTGTCGATTTTATTATTCCATATATATAATGTTGTTAAATTAGTGAGCTTCTTTAAAGCATTAATATTTCCGATTTTATTATTATATAAATCTAATACAGTTAACTTAGTAAGTCCTTTTAAATTATCTATATTTTCTATTTTATTATTATATAAATATAACAAAGTCAAATCAGTTAAATTTTGAATGCCTGAAAGATTACTTATATTTGTATTAGAAGCCTTTAACTCTTTTATCTTAGAAACATCACCTTTTAAAATATCTCCATTGTATTTCTTAATCGCATCTCTAACTACCTTTTCCAAATTTTTATCAGGGAATACAATAACATCTTTATCGCTAACTGCCTTGTCTAAATTCCTACTATAATATGTACCGCCCAAATTGTTTTCTAGTACTTGCTTAGTTTCTATATTATCATTATTATTGAAAATTTTGAATTTACCTATGGCCACTGCTGAACTTATTATCAATAAAATTAAAGCAGCCATTGCTATTTTATTAAAAATAATTTTTTTAAAATTTGAGATATAATTTTGAGAATTATTGGTTTTGCCTTCTGATTCATCATTTAACTTTTGTAAATTCTTTATTTCTTCGTTAGTACCACAATCACGACATACTTTACTATCTTCAGATAATATCTTTCTACAATTCATATAATTAGCTCCTTCTAAATAATTTATTGAATTTTAAACTTCCTTAATCATTGAAACTTATTTTTAGTGTTTTACATTTTATATTCTCCATTAATTTGATTACATAATATACCAATTCTATATATTCCATTATATTCCTTTTTTTATTTTTAATTTTAATAAAATTTTGGAACGAAAGTCTCCCATAACTTTAGAAAAAAAATATAACATCCATATCTTCCTAAAGATATGGATGTTATATTGGTTCATAAAATAATCTACTCTTTCATGTATTATTAAATGATTACAATTTATTTTACACTAATTATTTTTATTTACTCTTGTTATAATATTTATCAATTGCTTCATTAACATGTATCCAGCCCTTCCATCCTATGTGAGAATCATCCATTAGAAAATGTTCTTCATTTTCATATTTTGAAAAATCAGCAACTTCAAAACCATAAGAATTAACCATATTATCTATCCTTTTATAATAAGCTAGTCTGTCACTTTTATTAAATCCAGCATAGTCATACCATTTTCCATTTACAGGAATATTTAAAAATAGTGGTTTAATTCCTTCTTCCTTGCAAACATCTAACAGCAATTTAAAATCCTCATATTCTGGTGATACCTTATAAGAGTCATTCTTCATAGATCCCTCTGTTTTTTTAAGGTTTTTTTTAAATGAGTTGTTATACGCAATATTATCCATTCCAAATTCATTATTATTAGACTTTGATTTAGCAATGCTCGAAGCTTTTTTTAACTCGTCATTCCAATTAATATTTGTACGCAAAGGCTTAATATATTTTGTAAGTTTAGGATTAGACTTAAGATATTTATTGCTAGACATATCATCTTGTAAAACTAATAATTCATATTTTATCCAGTAGTATGGTGTCAATAAGTACCTCTTAGATGT
This window of the Clostridium estertheticum genome carries:
- a CDS encoding polysaccharide deacetylase family protein, with translation MMKLRGKKKVVIIKKKRFILVISVFIILLCLIFYIGSKVSAKKQVVNNVNTTKVTPPHSDVNMNAREGKSINKELNSDSSSTNVYNSDGHKVAYLTFDDGPCDKTTPGILKILDSYNIKATFFIVGSYAIKYPDLVKKEAMDGQAIGNHTYSHNYNYIYSSTNTFLSDVNKCETTLKSILGSDFNSKLVRFPGGSFGKKLEPFRVALKSDGYHYIDWNDLTGDAEGQNIPVDKLLANLKKNTEGKGHVVILMHDLSTKATTVQALPKVIDYLKSKGYSFKTLS
- a CDS encoding leucine-rich repeat domain-containing protein → MNCRKILSEDSKVCRDCGTNEEIKNLQKLNDESEGKTNNSQNYISNFKKIIFNKIAMAALILLIISSAVAIGKFKIFNNNDNIETKQVLENNLGGTYYSRNLDKAVSDKDVIVFPDKNLEKVVRDAIKKYNGDILKGDVSKIKELKASNTNISNLSGIQNLTDLTLLYLYNNKIENIDNLKGLTKLTVLDLYNNKIGNINALKKLTNLTTLYIWNNKIDNIDSLNGLTNLTVLDLWGNKISDIDALKRLTNLTVLDLSNNKINNINALKGFTKLNSLYLGTNPITDYSITSSYYSDLEDKDFILQ